A window of Oryza glaberrima chromosome 2, OglaRS2, whole genome shotgun sequence genomic DNA:
TCTCAAGATATATGTCGTGAATGAAATAATAATACTGGAGTATCATGGAGGATTAAATCTGTTTTACCAAACGACGTTTTCCCTCAAAAGTTTGACTAGTATACAACATAAATACATTCTGTGGCATCCACTGTATTGTACTATCTTCAGCTCACTACGTTTGGAGAATTTACGGAGTAgaatcaaattttagaaattgcataatactccctccgtttcaaaatgtttgacaccgttaattttttaaacacatgtttaatcgtttgtcttattaaaaaaatttgtgaaatatgtaaaattatatgtgtacataaaagtatatttaataatgaatcaaatgatatgaaaagaataaataatcacttaaattttttaataagacgaatggtcaaacacgtacttaaaaaatcaacggtgccaaatattttgaaacggagggagtacatctcaAAAATCTCTGAATAAAATTTATCCGTAGTAGTATATCCTTCCATATATAAACGtaaattattaaataaaaaGGTATATTCGTAAAAAGTTTTCGGACAGACGAGAGGGCAGGAGTCTTCTAGAAGACGGCTACCGAGGAGTATGATATTTCctctattattattttctttctcaTCACGCGGCTGCCTCCGTATCGCGACTtttatcctctcctccccaaCTAACTCGGCGTTCGCCATCTCGTCTCGACTTCCTCCTCAAAACCCTAATTCCATCCACCGCTCGATCCAATCTACCCTCTCTCTCGATTCTCAATTCTCAATTCTCCCTGCAAAATTCCCAATCCTCCGTGCAGAATTAGAATTATGCGGGATTGATCCCCTCCCACGGGATCTCCAATATCATATCCATCCAGAAATTGAAAttcccctcgccgccgatgAGCCAATCGCCGCCGgactcctcctccgcggcggcggtgcccctGGCGCCGGGGTTCCGCTTCCACCCCACCGACGAGGAGCTCGTCTCCTactacctccgccgccgcatcctcggccgccgcctccggatcGACGCCATCGCCGAGGTAGACCTCTACCGCCTCGAGCCGTGggacctcccctccctctcccgcaTCCGGAGCCGCGACGCGCAGTGGTACTTCTTCGCCCGCCTCGACCGCAAGGTCACCGGCGCCggggccggcggccgcggcggccccgGGAACAGGACCaaccgcgccacgccgcgcggCTACTGGAAGACCACCGGGAAGGACCGCGATGTCCACCACCGCGGCAAGCTCGTCGGGATGAAGAAGACGCTCGTCTTCCACTCCGGTAGGGCGCCCAAGGGCCAGAGGACCAACTGGGTCATGCACGAGTaccgcctcctcgacgccgacgGCACCCAGGTACCTGTGAAATCATTTGATCCATCTCAAATTTCGCAGGATCTACCGTACCACGAGATCACGAGATTAGCAGTAGCACCAAAAAAATTCTGTTCTTTTTTAGCTTGTCTCCTGCTAGGCTTGTGTGAGCGGTAGGTGGGAACTGGTCCTATTCTACTTTCAACACTCGTTACTTGCTGCTGCTTAGATATGTTATCTAGTGCGACCCTGTCCCGGGCCTAGAATGGTTACAACATTCTCATGTTTGTTCACTTGATACCTATATATGGTAGGTGAAAACCTTTCCTTACAACATCAATGACTTGCTTTGAGAAAAACCAATATGAGCATGAGCTTATCTTTTGtcaataaaagaagaaaaaagtgcAAGATGCACTGGTAGAAGTGATAGAGCACGTCTGGAAATGTATGAAGCAAGGGGGCTTTTAACTGGGCTATTGAAGCATTGGAAATCTTATCCTCACTCTGAATTGAGGAGTCTGAATTGCGGAGGACCAATGGTTTTTAACCTGTATAGAATATTGATGTAGCATCCTTTTCTGATAGCTGATGTTAGTTTCCTGTTGAGTGCACAGGATCTGCATGTGGTGTGTAGAATCTTCCAGAAAAATGGATCTGGGCCACAAAATGGTGCACAGTACGGTGCGCCATACTTGGAGGAAGATTGGGAAGAGGAGGATGATGCAATTGAGAACATGCCTGCCAGTGGCGCTTTCGCTGAAATGGCTGCAGTCACAGATACTGCAGATGAGGAGTCGACTGAGGAAGATGGGAATTTCTCCCTTAAAACTAATGATGAGCCTTTACAagtaagtacttcctccgtcccataatataagggattttgagtttttgcttgcaacgtttgaccactcgtcttattcaaaattttttgaaattattaattattttatttgtgacttactttattatctacagtaccacaacttttcgttttttatatttgcaaaaaaatttgaataagacgagtggtcaaacgttgcaagcaaaaactgaaaatcccttatattgtgggacggagggagtagtgcccattttcttttgtattttccAAGATGTTAGTTATTAAAAACTGAAATTGTACTGTCAATACTCAACACCTATAATGAAAACTAGAGGATGCCAGGAATCCATGGAATTACCTTTAACTGAAAACATTCTATGTGACTATATCAATTAATACAGGATAATGATAGCTGAAACAACTAAGTAGACTATGCATTAGCCATCATGGTTGAAGAGTTCCTTTCTTTAATTAAGGTTTTGCATGTTTCTATTCCCTGTTACTGTTCtgacaaaattttaaaatagaatAATTCTTGCTGGATTTTATctcttcatatttttttcctcgataatatatttattgctcCTCCTATCAAGTGCTCTGTGATGTGTAACACACCTTCATGTACTTCAATTACCACTACAGACCCAAGAATACCAGCCAGAGATAACTCCTGTGAGAGCTCAAGGTTCAAATGAGGAGACCAATGGCGGTGGTTACAGTTGTGATGTTTTTTCTCTGGACGAGATTTTGCAGGAACCTGAAAATGTCTGCAAAAATGAAGAGCAGAATGCCATTGATGACAAGTTCACTATCGGAGAGTTATCTGGATACCCAAGGCAAGATGATGGCTATGTAGGCGAGAATGGTCCTGTGAATTGGATTGACCCTTCAAATGGTGATAATACAAACTGGCCTTTGAGAGCATATAGTACTCAGAACCATGTCAATGGAACACTTAGCGCTGATGGTTTCTTTGACACGGTGAATGGTACCAACTCATATTCAGGACAGCAGCAAGTTTGTCCTTCAGATAACCAGAACCTGTATTTGCAAGATGATGGCTTGACTTCTTCTCATCAAGTGGGCGATAACATGCCATTTTATGACGCATCATCTAATCACAAATGGGTAGATGGAAAGGATgattatttgaatttgaatgacCTCCTCTACCCGCCAGCAGAAAATCAACCCCTGTTTGATGCTGGGGATGACCTGATGGCTTACTTCGATGCCACGGAGGATGATTTCAAGTTTGATATTATGGGCACAGAAGATTCTAATTCTCAACTTCCAGACATGTCGAACTTTGTCCAAAAGGTATGCTTCGGTGCACGCATGTCACATAACTATGCTATAGTTCTCTTACATCTAGTTAGAAGGACACTTCCTGATCACTATCCTTCTTTGACTTCTTTCTGGTTATCAACTGTTGTATTATTTTCTCTGCAGGATGATAACAACAATAAGTTTACATTAGATGGGATCTCTAATACCGCTTTGTATGGTGCTTCTTCATCTGGATCCCATGGCAATATGTATCCAGACACTGCAGTACCAGGTATGGCTTTATCACTATATGCTTATTAGTAACTATTTTCATCTACTAAAGTTTGCCCATTGCTTTGGGGGTACATACAAGCATCTTTTATGAAATGTGACCGTACTTGCATCTAAGTCTCTCTTCTTTAAAAATCCCATGGAACTACTTTGGTCCAGATATGCCGATGGATGACACTGTTGACAAAAGTTTCGGAAAGCGCCTTGCCAGCATGCTGGGTTCAATTCCAGCTCCACCCGCAATGGCTTCAGAGTTCCCGCCGAGCACAGGAAAATCTGTTGTCCCACTTAGTGCTGTCAACCCGAGTAGCTCTATCCGTGTCACTGCAGGCATTATCCAACTCGGTGGTAT
This region includes:
- the LOC127763962 gene encoding NAC domain-containing protein 53-like yields the protein MSQSPPDSSSAAAVPLAPGFRFHPTDEELVSYYLRRRILGRRLRIDAIAEVDLYRLEPWDLPSLSRIRSRDAQWYFFARLDRKVTGAGAGGRGGPGNRTNRATPRGYWKTTGKDRDVHHRGKLVGMKKTLVFHSGRAPKGQRTNWVMHEYRLLDADGTQDLHVVCRIFQKNGSGPQNGAQYGAPYLEEDWEEEDDAIENMPASGAFAEMAAVTDTADEESTEEDGNFSLKTNDEPLQTQEYQPEITPVRAQGSNEETNGGGYSCDVFSLDEILQEPENVCKNEEQNAIDDKFTIGELSGYPRQDDGYVGENGPVNWIDPSNGDNTNWPLRAYSTQNHVNGTLSADGFFDTVNGTNSYSGQQQVCPSDNQNLYLQDDGLTSSHQVGDNMPFYDASSNHKWVDGKDDYLNLNDLLYPPAENQPLFDAGDDLMAYFDATEDDFKFDIMGTEDSNSQLPDMSNFVQKDDNNNKFTLDGISNTALYGASSSGSHGNMYPDTAVPDMPMDDTVDKSFGKRLASMLGSIPAPPAMASEFPPSTGKSVVPLSAVNPSSSIRVTAGIIQLGGITFTGSTERLQKNGDFNLLLSFTVEGDVSTKSIGFEPDTQMSTTPMVLRSGMYLFFVSAMILMLSYKVGLCIYSR